In a genomic window of Actinomycetes bacterium:
- a CDS encoding relaxase domain-containing protein has translation MFVPRKFQATMIARVGGDLWRYLAGGHGQADYYLRPDGTPCEAAAELHGRLWQRLGLDRLDRAAFQRLAAGRHPLTGARLVKTSHVTKPDPITGAPLPHGGMRVPGIDCNLSPPKSVSALLPFATPTERQPWNARTRPPSASPSRSWRRG, from the coding sequence GTGTTCGTGCCCAGGAAGTTCCAGGCCACAATGATCGCCCGCGTCGGCGGGGACCTGTGGCGCTACCTCGCCGGCGGACACGGCCAGGCCGACTACTACCTCAGGCCCGACGGCACCCCCTGCGAGGCAGCCGCCGAACTCCACGGCCGGCTGTGGCAGCGGCTCGGCCTGGACCGGCTGGACCGGGCGGCGTTCCAGCGCCTGGCCGCCGGCCGGCACCCCCTCACCGGCGCCCGGCTGGTCAAGACCTCCCACGTCACCAAGCCCGACCCGATCACCGGCGCGCCGCTCCCGCACGGTGGCATGCGCGTGCCGGGGATCGACTGCAACCTCAGCCCACCCAAGTCCGTCTCTGCCCTGCTGCCGTTCGCCACCCCTACCGAGCGGCAGCCCTGGAACGCGCGCACCAGGCCGCCGTCCGCCTCACCCTCGAGGAGCTGGAGGCGCGGGTAG
- a CDS encoding AAA family ATPase, producing MRARLLAPDGLTHQDATFDAATLTKATYQAATGLLDAEEARAFLDRLLAGPDLVPVATPQGPGFTTAALLAQERRIVQVARAKAATRTLAPRPELLGRAAQLANLTGPRLSKEQLAALRHLGAPVGWASLEGRAGTGKTTLLRALLRAYRGNGQQVVLVSTAAETARRTARELSLDQGYTVEAFARAVATGRLKPTGDWVVLVEEAAMVDTPRMAALLDAAGPAAIRTLGDPEQAQPVGPGGWQRLVDQAVGGHVELTRVVRQRDLADREACQAIRDGHAPDALASLQARGRLHLAPDRSTAVKEVVHAWDEHRRARGLEGVAIVTDTDNATVDTLNALCQARRHAAGELTGPAVTVVDRAYSRGEQFYAGDRVRFVRPYRANDDLLPTYVANGTAGQVLAVDPDRGQVVVRVDDGRTVTVQPAIHEDAQPLRLGYAGHALKLQGGQAAVVLVLPGGWQTSRQSAYSMATRCVEEFHVFVDAATQQAGPYRDTDPVEALDARWTRDASKHAAASRIDWTEELDGPARGWRGTDDPLVVPPPEPHELARAIQPHDLDLGHDLSDGLAIEL from the coding sequence GTGCGGGCGCGGCTGCTGGCCCCCGACGGCCTCACCCACCAGGACGCCACCTTCGATGCCGCCACTCTCACCAAGGCCACCTACCAGGCCGCCACCGGCCTCCTCGACGCCGAAGAGGCCCGTGCGTTCCTCGACCGGTTGCTGGCCGGCCCGGACCTGGTCCCGGTCGCCACCCCCCAAGGGCCGGGATTCACCACCGCGGCCCTGCTCGCCCAGGAACGAAGGATCGTCCAGGTCGCCCGCGCCAAGGCCGCCACCCGCACGCTGGCTCCGCGGCCCGAGCTGCTCGGCCGCGCCGCCCAACTTGCTAACTTGACCGGCCCGCGGCTCTCCAAGGAGCAGCTCGCGGCACTGCGGCATCTTGGGGCGCCGGTCGGATGGGCGTCGCTGGAAGGCCGCGCCGGCACCGGCAAGACCACCCTGCTCCGCGCCCTGCTGCGCGCCTACCGGGGCAACGGCCAGCAGGTCGTGCTCGTCTCCACCGCCGCGGAGACCGCCCGGCGCACCGCCCGCGAGCTCAGCCTGGACCAGGGCTACACGGTCGAGGCGTTCGCCCGCGCCGTGGCCACCGGCAGGCTCAAGCCCACCGGGGACTGGGTGGTGCTGGTCGAGGAGGCCGCCATGGTGGACACCCCGCGCATGGCCGCCCTGCTCGACGCGGCCGGCCCGGCCGCGATCCGCACCCTTGGCGACCCGGAGCAGGCCCAGCCGGTTGGCCCGGGCGGCTGGCAGCGCCTGGTGGACCAGGCGGTCGGCGGCCACGTCGAGCTCACGCGCGTCGTCCGGCAGCGCGACCTCGCCGACCGCGAGGCGTGCCAGGCGATCCGCGACGGTCACGCCCCCGATGCGCTCGCCAGCTTGCAGGCCCGCGGCCGGTTGCACCTGGCACCGGACCGGTCGACCGCGGTCAAGGAGGTCGTGCACGCCTGGGACGAGCACCGCCGTGCTCGTGGGCTCGAAGGGGTGGCGATCGTGACCGACACCGACAACGCCACGGTCGATACCCTCAACGCGCTGTGCCAAGCCCGGCGCCATGCTGCTGGGGAACTCACCGGCCCCGCAGTCACGGTCGTGGATCGGGCTTACAGCCGCGGTGAGCAGTTCTACGCCGGGGACCGGGTGCGGTTCGTCCGCCCCTACCGCGCCAACGACGACCTTCTCCCTACCTACGTTGCGAACGGAACTGCCGGCCAGGTCCTTGCCGTCGATCCGGATCGCGGCCAGGTCGTGGTCCGCGTCGACGACGGCCGCACCGTCACCGTCCAGCCCGCCATCCATGAGGACGCCCAGCCGCTGCGGCTCGGGTACGCCGGCCACGCGCTGAAGCTGCAGGGCGGCCAGGCCGCGGTGGTACTGGTGCTGCCGGGCGGCTGGCAGACTTCGCGGCAGTCGGCCTACTCGATGGCCACCCGCTGCGTGGAGGAGTTCCACGTGTTCGTTGACGCGGCCACCCAGCAGGCCGGCCCCTACCGCGACACCGATCCCGTCGAGGCGCTGGACGCGCGGTGGACCCGCGACGCCAGCAAGCACGCCGCAGCTAGCCGTATTGATTGGACCGAGGAGCTCGATGGGCCGGCTCGGGGTTGGCGGGGCACGGACGATCCGTTGGTGGTGCCCCCGCCCGAGCCGCACGAGCTGGCACGAGCCATCCAGCCACACGACTTGGATCTTGGCCATGACCTCAGTGACGGACTTGCGATCGAACTCTGA